The following coding sequences lie in one Aspergillus puulaauensis MK2 DNA, chromosome 3, nearly complete sequence genomic window:
- a CDS encoding glycoside hydrolase family 1 protein (CAZy:GH1;~COG:G;~EggNog:ENOG410PKB1;~InterPro:IPR017853,IPR001360;~PFAM:PF00232;~go_function: GO:0004553 - hydrolase activity, hydrolyzing O-glycosyl compounds [Evidence IEA];~go_process: GO:0005975 - carbohydrate metabolic process [Evidence IEA]) — translation MTMDLTPVQDLKGALRSDFFHGYATAATQIEGAWNKDGKGPSIWDTFGHHNPAKVKDKSTADDTVRSYYLYREDVALMKSYGVNAYRFSLSWSRIIPLGGADDPINEQGIKFYQDLIEELLRNGITPFVTLFHWDVPQALEDRYGGMLNQERFVPDFVRYARVCFERLGPRVRHWITFNEPGVYSLAGYAAGVHAPARSSYRDRNAEGDSSTEPFIVGHTELVAHGHASKLYREEFQPQQGGTIGITLHGNWSEPWDMDDERDQKTAERAREFEIAWFADPLYKTGDYPASMRAQLGDRLPHFTPEESELVLGSSEFYGMNSYTTFFVQHKDSAPDINDHKGNVIVHDTNSKGVSRGEESDTHWLRMAPAGWRKLLNWIWDRYHMPIYVTENGTTVKGETAPTPEVLNDTFRMRFFEGYVGGLARAVKEDGVDVRSYFAWTFTDNWEWAAGFTDRFGSTFVDFDSAEKTRYPKQSAYYLKALFEHLIAE, via the exons ATGACAATGGACTTGACTCCAGTTCAAGACCTAAAAGGCGCTTTACGTAGCGACTTCTTCCACGGATATGCCACCGCAGCGACACAGATCGAAGGCGCCTGGAACAAAGATGGCAAAGGGCCTTCGATCTGGGACACCTTTGGCCACCACAATCCAGCAAAAGTTAAAGACAAGAGCACGGCCGACGACACGGTACGGTCCTACTACCTGTACCGTGAGGACGTGGCTCTCATGAAGTCATACGGTGTCAACGCCTACCGCTTCTCGCTGTCCTGGTCACGTATCATTCCACTCGGTGGTGCCGATGATCCCATCAACGAACAGGGAATCAAGTTCTACCAGGACCTcatcgaggagctgctcCGAAATGGGATCACGCCGTTTGTGACCCTCTTCCACTGGGACGTTCCCCAAGCCCTGGAAGATAGGTACGGAGGCATGCTGAACCAGGAGAGGTTCGTCCCGGACTTTGTCCGGTATGCGCGTGTCTGTTTCGAAAGACTAGGGCCGAGGGTTCGGCACTGGATCACCTTCAACGAGCCTGGTGTCTACTCGCTGGCTGGGTATGCAGCTGGTGTCCACGCGCCAGCGAGGTCCTCTTATCGAGACCGCAACGCAGAGGGAGATTCCTCTACAGAGCCGTTTATCGTCGGCCATACAGAGCTAGTCGCTCACGGGCACGCATCGAAGCTCTACCGTGAAGAGTTCCAGCCGCAACAGGGAGGAACAATTGGCATTACTCTTCACGGCAACTGGTCCGAACCATGGGACATGGACGATGAACGGGACCAGAAGACGGCAGAGCGAGCCCGGGAGTTCGAGATCGCCTGGTTCGCTGACCCCTTATACAAGACCGGAGACTATCCAGCCTCGATGCGTGCTCAACTCGGTGATCGTCTACCACACTTCACTCCGGAAGAATCAGAGCTCGTACTGGGGAGCTCCGAGTTCTACGGCATGAACTCATACACGACTTTCTTCGTCCAACATAAGGATTCGGCCCCGGACATCAACGACCACAAGGGCAATGTCATCGTCCACGATACGAACAGTAAGGGTGTCTCTCGTGGTGAGGAGTCGGACACCCACTGGCTACGGATGGCACCAGCTGGATGGCGCAAGCTACTGAACTGGATCTGGGACCGCTACCATATGCCCATTTATGTGACGGAGAACGGCACGACAGTGAAGGGTGAGACCGCCCCGACTCCAGAGGTGCTCAATGACACGTTTCGGATGCGGTTCTTCGAGGGGTATGTTGGTGGATTGGCCCGAGCTGTTAAAgaggatggagttgatgtCCGTTCGTACTTTGCGTGGACCTTTACTGATAACTGGG AATGGGCCGCGGGCTTCACGGATCGATTTGGGAGCACTTTCGTGGATTTTGACTCTGCAGAGAAGACTCGGTATCCGAAGCAGTCGGCGTATTATTTGAAGGCGCTATTTGAGCATTTGATTGCCGAGTAG